GCCGACGCCTGGGACCCCCAGATGCAGCTCATGGCCGACCACGGCTACCGGGCCGTCGCCCACGACCGGCGCGGCGGCGGACGCTCCGGCCAGCCCTGGGACGGCAACGACCTCGACACGTACGCCGACGACCTGGCGGCGCTCATCGAGGCCCTCGACCTGCGCGACGTCATCCTGGTCGGCCACTCGACCGGCGGCGGTGAGATCACCCGCTACATGGGCCGGCACGGCACCGGCCGGGTCGCCAAGGCGGTCCTGCTGGGGGCGATCCCCCCGCTCATGCTCCGGACGGACGCGAACCCCGAAGGACTCCCGATGGAGGTGTTCGACGAGATCCGGGACGGCGTCCAGAAGGACCGCTCGCAGTACTACCGGGACCTCAGCGCCCCCTTCTACGGCGCCAATCGCGACGGGTCCCCCGTCACACCGGGGACCCGCGACGAGTTCTGGCTGTGGGGAATGTCGGTCGGCGTCAAGGGCGCGTACGACTGCGTCAAGGCGTTCTCCGAGACCGACCTCAC
Above is a window of Streptomyces sp. NBC_01498 DNA encoding:
- a CDS encoding alpha/beta fold hydrolase, whose amino-acid sequence is MPFVGTKDGTEIYYKDWGWGQPVVFSHGWPLVADAWDPQMQLMADHGYRAVAHDRRGGGRSGQPWDGNDLDTYADDLAALIEALDLRDVILVGHSTGGGEITRYMGRHGTGRVAKAVLLGAIPPLMLRTDANPEGLPMEVFDEIRDGVQKDRSQYYRDLSAPFYGANRDGSPVTPGTRDEFWLWGMSVGVKGAYDCVKAFSETDLTDDLGTIDVPTLIVHGDDDQIVPIVAAGDKSSQLVKDVTYKVYAGAPHGLAMVPEYAERFNADLLAFARG